The proteins below come from a single Thermococcus sp. genomic window:
- a CDS encoding radical SAM protein, with protein MNLRVIRKKTKSLYTRSRIPGVSWSVNQYVGCAFACRYCYARFLTRWKDYGEWGTWVEVKTNAPELARKRVEGKVVMSTVSDPYQPLEAEMKLTRRVLQYMDKRNELSILTRSPLVTRDIDLFKLFRSIEIGMTINGFTGREKRLFEPLAPVHRARVSALEELHDAGLKTYAFVSPIIPGVSDVGAVVEETRDFAGYYFFEVLNLRASGRNFRRLLREEYPESYAVLTDEEKFRKFLRELREEIKRLGVKAERIETHQRGWEFVKL; from the coding sequence CAGTACGTCGGCTGTGCCTTTGCCTGCAGGTACTGCTACGCCCGCTTTTTAACCCGGTGGAAGGACTACGGCGAGTGGGGAACATGGGTTGAGGTGAAGACTAACGCGCCCGAGCTGGCCAGAAAGCGCGTTGAGGGAAAGGTCGTTATGTCCACCGTTAGCGACCCCTACCAGCCGTTGGAGGCGGAGATGAAGCTCACTCGGAGGGTTCTTCAGTATATGGACAAGAGGAACGAGCTCTCAATCCTCACCCGGTCGCCACTGGTTACGCGCGATATCGACCTCTTTAAGCTCTTCCGCTCGATAGAGATTGGCATGACTATAAACGGCTTCACGGGAAGAGAGAAGAGGCTTTTTGAACCTCTCGCCCCGGTTCACAGGGCAAGGGTAAGCGCCCTGGAAGAGCTCCACGATGCGGGGTTAAAGACCTACGCCTTCGTCAGCCCGATAATTCCGGGGGTGAGCGACGTGGGGGCGGTTGTTGAGGAAACCCGGGACTTCGCCGGTTATTACTTCTTTGAGGTCCTCAACCTCCGCGCCTCGGGGAGGAACTTCCGGAGGCTTCTCCGCGAGGAGTATCCGGAGAGCTACGCCGTTCTTACCGACGAGGAAAAATTCCGGAAGTTCCTGCGGGAGCTGAGGGAGGAGATAAAAAGGCTTGGAGTGAAGGCTGAGAGAATAGAGACCCACCAGAGGGGCTGGGAGTTCGTTAAACTTTAG